Within the Dermacentor silvarum isolate Dsil-2018 chromosome 8, BIME_Dsil_1.4, whole genome shotgun sequence genome, the region acCTGTCAAGGATGATGTATGCGCCACGCTGACAACTCGTATGAACAAGAAGCTAGGGGAACTAAGTGCCCGGCTCTTGTTATTCACAACCTGTCTAACGATTAATTATTGTACAGGGGTAACGTAAGCTTCCcacaaaattaaaaattaaattccggGGTTTAACGTGTCGAAACaacgatatgattgtgaggcacgtgctgtagtgggtaacgccggaataattttgactaaaAGGGATGCAAACTATTTTCTTTGAGTGTAGCAGTGAATTTGgtggggaaaagaaaaagaaaacaaagtgtaCTGTTTTCTTTACGAAATGACATTTACAGCGACGTTGCTGTCACGTTGTTGTCGTGGTACGGTCCGGACATTTCTCCGAGCATAGCCTCATTTATGCTCGAGCGATAAGCTTGCATCCGGAATACACGTCTCCTAGCGGATTCGTAGCCTCCTAGGGGATTCGACCGCAGCGCGCGTTTTAATCAAGCGGAGAAGCGTGGAAGTATTTGCTTAGACTTGTAGATGGGTGCACTAACCTAAGAGAGAGCGCACGCGGTTTCGGCAGGTTCCCTGAGTTCGAGACTACCATCCCCGCCAGTCTTCCTTCGCGAGAAAAAGCGGCCGTGTCGAGCTTTGTTGTAGACTTTTGTGGTTAGTAGAGATCAAAAATTGTCTTGATTGAACACTTTCTGCTTTGACCTGTATACTGAATAGGCGTTTCAGGCAGTTACGACGCAATAAGTTTTCCGTGAACTAGGTTTTCATTCATCGCGTTGTAGCAGACCATTTCGGAACTACTTGCCGCTATTTCGACGTTAGACGTGACTGCTTCGCCTAGAGCAATTTGCACGGTAAAACGTCACTTCTTGTTTTACTGATGGAAACGATGTGCTGTTGTACAGTTGTGTATGCAACGTAATACGGTTCTAGGGAACATAAACGCTAAATATTGAAGCTCTCCAAAGGCAATATGTAGCTGTTTGAATAGCAAGGAAGCTTCTTTTCTATGTTATTTTCCGACAGTGCGGATATTGCGTCAGCATTGTCGCTGCTGTGAGGTCATGTGACGCATGTGTTTGGCTCCCGTCAAAACAAGAGTGAACGAGCGAACGTAAACGCGGATGCATCGTGACGCGGACGGACAGTGGTGTTCCGCTTGATTCTGAACGGTAGGGCACGTACGGACCTCGTTTTCTTACCTGCTGCGTTAGCGAAAAAAGGTTGCCGAggaacgccgccgacgccgccaGTCACAATTGAATGTCGCAGGAGACGACCGCCGGAGCGAGGCCTAGAGCGCTCGCGAGTTGACGGCGGGCGTCGATCGTGTTCGGTCGGACTTGCCACCGCGGATACTTTGATGGCCGATGGTCCCGTTCTGGGTTCGCCATGTAAGTCACGGACCCGATTGGAAAGTCGACACCCCGGAAACGGGCAGCAGGAACCAGCATGAGTGCCAGCGGTCTaggcggcagcggcggcaacACGCTGCGGCGGTCTGCGGGCTCGTCGGACCCGGGCGTCGCTGCCGCCGCGGCGGGCGAGGACGCGGGCGTCGAATGGCTCTACGAGATCCTGCGCGAGGTGCAGCTAGAACAGTTCTTCATGAAGATCCGGGACGAGCTGCAGGTGACGCGGCCGCGCCACTTCGACTTCGTCCAGACCGAGGACCTCGAGAAGATCGGCATGGGCAAGCCCgcggcgcgtcgtctgctcgacaCGGTCAAGAAGCACCGCGCGTCCCAGTGGAAGCGGAACCTGCTCAGCCGCCTGCTTCCCGTCAGCGTCAAGGCCCGGGGCTCGTCCTCGCCGCAGCAACAGCAGCCGTCGGTCGTGATCGGGGCCTCGCCGACGGGCGACCTGAGCACGCTGACGTGCCTGATCAACGAGAAGGACGTGACGCTGGCGAGCAAGCTGGGCGACGGCTCGTTCGGCGTCGTGGTGCGCGGCGAGTGGGACGCCCCGGACGGCCGCACCATCCCGGTGGCCGTGAAGATACTCAAGGAGGACGCCCTGTCCCAGCCGGGCGCCTTCGAGGACTTCATGAAGGAGGTGAACGCGATGCAGCAGCTCCGCCACCCGAATCTCATCCAGCTGTTCGGCGTGGTGCTCAGCGCGCCGCTCATGATGGTCACCGAGCTGGCTCCACTGGGCTCGCTGCGCGACTACCTGCGCAAGCAGTGCCGCCGGCTGCCGGTGTCCCGGCTCGTCGAGTACGCCGTGCAGGTGGCCAACGGCATGGCGTTCCTCGAGTCGCGCCACTTCATCCACCGCGACCTGGCTGCGCGCAACGTGCTCCTGGCGGCCGCCAACGCGGTCAAGATCGGCGACTTCGGCCTCATGCGCGCCCTGCCCAGTCACGAGGACTGCTACGTCATGGCCGAGCAGAAGAAGGTGCGCCCTCTTCGTTCATTCATTACAGCGAATTTCCCGTTCGTAACGCAGACTCGGCGATACGACTGTCTCGAGGTACAAAAAGGAAAGTTCATATTTCTCAAGTGCTTAAAAATTTAGATATAGTAAAAAAATGGCCAAGATACCGAAACAAATGGAATCATTACACTAATAACAGTCTTTAAAAAAACAAACCACAGTATCTGAGACTGCCATCTACCATGTTTGTATTTTCGATACACTGTTGCAACCTGTGCTTGTGTTATGCTTTTCTCCAGTTCATGGAGTAACATGGAAGCAAGGAGATAATTTTGCATGAACAGCATGTCTCCAATGCAAATGATGCATTCATGTTTCCTCTAGTAAGGTGTTGTAGTTTGTCTCATTTCTGCAAACACGTCTTGCATTGTTCAAGTCCTCTCCGGAAAGCGTGAGCAGCAACTATGTTTGCAGCTGCGACAATAAATAGTTAATTCACTGTTGTCTCTACCTCTGGATAGTTCATTCACCTTGGCTACATTGTCAAACAATGCTTGATTCATTATTTTTCTTGTCCATGAGGGCTGAAGAAAACACATTAGAAGCATCATCAGGTTGGTATGCAGGGTGAACCAAGTATCAGGCCATTCCCCTGAAATTTTTTTAAAGGAGCCCTGCAACACATTTGGTCAATGTTGTGAAATGCATTTGGCATTAAAGGACACTATTTTGGAAATATTTAGCCCCAACAAAGGTATT harbors:
- the LOC119462482 gene encoding activated Cdc42 kinase Ack, with product MSASGLGGSGGNTLRRSAGSSDPGVAAAAAGEDAGVEWLYEILREVQLEQFFMKIRDELQVTRPRHFDFVQTEDLEKIGMGKPAARRLLDTVKKHRASQWKRNLLSRLLPVSVKARGSSSPQQQQPSVVIGASPTGDLSTLTCLINEKDVTLASKLGDGSFGVVVRGEWDAPDGRTIPVAVKILKEDALSQPGAFEDFMKEVNAMQQLRHPNLIQLFGVVLSAPLMMVTELAPLGSLRDYLRKQCRRLPVSRLVEYAVQVANGMAFLESRHFIHRDLAARNVLLAAANAVKIGDFGLMRALPSHEDCYVMAEQKKDHKADDPTCEVRKAADKAIREAAYLKRLQQREDDKQTNTVTIASRSASPKRNSDNISTDRSRQQSRGRCPSRGRCPSRGRRQSRGRSRSRGHGQFGVPSQSGNYSKSGSRVQSGDRSRPGGRNQSPDHSQTRGRARGQQHEQPTI